A genomic region of Candidatus Tanganyikabacteria bacterium contains the following coding sequences:
- a CDS encoding AMP-binding protein yields the protein MMPRWLLDRMVANADRPALVRGGGVLTYGGLLDRVAAWGTEFDRAGVGRGQVLAIDGDFTSTAIGCLLAAMDRGAVVVPLTAAFGGAQREEFLEIAQVAATVTISEDDAWAMERRPGAGRDHPLLATLRERGHPGLILFTSGSTGRNKAALHDLHVLLEKFESPRSRMCTLTFLLLDHIGGLNTLFYTLANGGTVVSVAGRDPDEILAAVARHRVQLLPTTPSFLNLALLSGAFDRHDVSSLVRITYGTEVMPARTLERLRERLPGVDLLQTYGLTEVGILRSKSKEAGSLLVRVGGEGYQTKVVDGILWVKARSAMLGYLNAPSPFDADGWFCTQDAVEQEGEFLRILGRTTDIINVGGQKVYPGEVESVLLELANVRDATVHGEPNALLGQVVAARLNLLEPEPPAELRRRVRAHCQDRLAAYKIPVRIEVAEQDPYNARFKKLRRD from the coding sequence CTGATGCCGCGCTGGTTGCTCGACCGCATGGTCGCGAATGCCGATCGGCCCGCGCTGGTGCGCGGCGGCGGCGTACTCACGTACGGTGGGCTGCTCGACCGCGTCGCCGCCTGGGGAACCGAGTTCGACCGCGCCGGCGTGGGCCGGGGCCAGGTGCTCGCCATCGATGGCGATTTCACGTCGACGGCAATCGGCTGCCTCCTGGCCGCCATGGACCGCGGCGCCGTCGTCGTGCCCTTGACGGCGGCGTTCGGCGGCGCGCAGCGCGAGGAGTTCCTGGAGATCGCGCAGGTCGCGGCCACCGTCACCATCTCGGAAGACGATGCATGGGCCATGGAGCGGCGGCCCGGCGCAGGCCGGGACCATCCCCTGCTGGCCACGCTTCGCGAGCGGGGACATCCCGGGCTCATCCTCTTCACGTCGGGGTCGACCGGCCGGAACAAGGCGGCCCTGCACGACCTCCACGTCTTGCTCGAGAAATTCGAGAGCCCGCGAAGCCGCATGTGCACCCTGACGTTCCTGCTGCTCGACCACATCGGCGGCCTCAACACGCTCTTCTACACGCTGGCCAACGGCGGCACGGTGGTGAGCGTCGCAGGCCGCGATCCCGACGAAATCCTCGCGGCCGTCGCGAGGCACCGCGTGCAACTCTTGCCGACCACGCCCAGCTTCCTGAACCTCGCGCTGCTCTCGGGCGCCTTCGACCGCCACGACGTCTCGAGCCTGGTGCGCATCACCTACGGGACCGAGGTGATGCCGGCGCGGACGCTGGAACGCCTACGCGAGCGGCTCCCCGGCGTCGACCTGCTCCAGACGTACGGCCTCACCGAGGTGGGCATTCTGCGCAGCAAGAGCAAGGAAGCCGGTTCGCTACTGGTGCGGGTGGGCGGCGAGGGCTACCAGACGAAGGTCGTCGACGGGATCCTGTGGGTCAAGGCGCGGTCGGCAATGCTCGGCTACCTCAACGCGCCCAGCCCCTTCGACGCCGACGGCTGGTTCTGCACGCAGGACGCCGTGGAGCAGGAAGGCGAGTTCCTGCGCATCCTCGGGCGCACCACCGACATCATCAATGTGGGCGGGCAGAAGGTCTATCCAGGTGAGGTCGAGAGCGTCCTGCTGGAACTCGCCAACGTCCGCGACGCGACGGTCCACGGCGAACCGAACGCGCTCCTGGGCCAGGTGGTCGCGGCCCGGCTGAACCTCCTGGAACCCGAACCGCCGGCCGAACTCAGGAGGCGAGTCCGCGCCCACTGCCAGGACCGCCTGGCCGCATACAAGATTCCAGTCAGGATCGAGGTGGCCGAGCAGGATCCCTACAACGCCCGGTTCAAGAAGCTCCGGCGCGACTAG
- a CDS encoding nucleotide sugar dehydrogenase, producing MPASELASNLKTRLLSAIRSRTAVVGVVGIGYVGLPLAVEKAKVGFRVLAFDRNAERVAKVNAGDNYIGDVSDAELAACVRDGHLSATTDFARLAECDVVVICVPTPLTVNRDPDISYIRAVGDQIAVVIRPGQLISLESTTYPGTTAEELLPRFARGGLKVGEDFFLAHSPERVDPGNARYTTKNTNKIVGGMTPACLEVAEAFYSQTILTVVPVSSPGVAEMTKVFENTFRAVNIALVNELALLCDRMGIDVWEVVEAAATKPFGMMKFEPGPGVGGHCIPIDPFYLAWKAREYDFHTRFIELAGEINLQMPYFVREKIIRALAMDRRSLGGARILLLGMAYKRDVDDWRESPSVKLAELLRRDDVDMGYHDPHVGACRVAGLELRSRPLAEALAWADCTVVMTNHSGIDWEAVVAGSKRVVDTRNATRGVSGGRDKILKL from the coding sequence ATGCCTGCATCGGAACTAGCTTCCAACCTGAAAACCCGCCTTCTCTCCGCCATCCGTTCCCGCACCGCCGTGGTCGGCGTCGTGGGCATCGGCTACGTGGGCCTGCCCCTGGCCGTCGAGAAGGCCAAGGTGGGATTCCGCGTCCTGGCCTTCGATCGCAACGCGGAGCGGGTCGCCAAGGTCAACGCCGGCGACAACTACATCGGCGACGTGTCGGACGCCGAATTGGCCGCGTGCGTCCGGGACGGGCACTTGAGCGCCACGACCGATTTCGCCCGCCTGGCCGAATGCGACGTCGTGGTGATCTGCGTGCCCACGCCCCTGACCGTCAATCGCGACCCCGATATCTCGTACATCCGGGCGGTGGGCGACCAGATCGCCGTCGTCATCCGCCCCGGGCAGCTCATCAGCCTGGAGAGCACCACGTACCCGGGCACGACCGCCGAGGAGCTCCTGCCGCGCTTTGCTCGCGGCGGCTTGAAGGTCGGCGAGGATTTCTTCCTGGCTCATTCGCCCGAGCGTGTCGATCCGGGCAATGCCCGCTACACGACCAAGAACACCAACAAGATCGTGGGCGGCATGACGCCGGCATGCCTGGAAGTCGCCGAGGCGTTCTACTCCCAGACCATCCTGACGGTCGTGCCGGTTTCGAGCCCCGGCGTGGCCGAGATGACCAAGGTCTTCGAAAACACCTTCCGGGCGGTCAACATCGCTCTGGTCAACGAACTGGCGCTGCTATGCGACCGCATGGGCATCGACGTGTGGGAGGTCGTCGAAGCGGCCGCGACCAAGCCGTTCGGCATGATGAAGTTCGAGCCCGGGCCCGGCGTCGGCGGCCATTGCATCCCGATAGATCCCTTCTACCTGGCATGGAAGGCCCGCGAGTACGACTTCCACACCCGCTTCATCGAACTGGCCGGTGAAATCAACTTGCAGATGCCCTACTTCGTCCGCGAGAAGATCATCCGGGCGCTCGCCATGGATCGCCGCAGCCTGGGCGGGGCGCGCATCCTGCTCCTGGGAATGGCCTACAAGCGCGACGTCGACGACTGGCGCGAGTCGCCGTCGGTCAAGCTGGCCGAGTTGCTGCGCCGCGACGACGTGGATATGGGCTATCACGATCCGCATGTCGGGGCATGCCGGGTGGCGGGCCTGGAGCTGCGATCGCGCCCGCTGGCCGAAGCCCTCGCGTGGGCCGACTGCACGGTCGTCATGACCAACCATTCGGGCATCGACTGGGAGGCCGTGGTCGCGGGCTCGAAGCGCGTGGTCGACACCCGCAACGCCACGAGGGGAGTCAGCGGCGGCCGCGACAAGATCCTCAAGCTCTAG
- a CDS encoding class I SAM-dependent methyltransferase, translating to MQETIVDYWNVQPPFKASVGDEGSPEWYRSITDHRHRVVPYLADWARFNAYRGKRVLEIGCGAGTDLAEFARHGADVTGVDITDAAVELAKRRLAVEGLSGRVLKYPGNRLPFEAGSFDLVYSCGVLHHTPFMDDLLAEAHRVLVPGGQLRMMLYHRRSLLYYYSILYLRQHRAGRPDLDREAVLSRYSEFRTGCPYTRVFAPEEMSARLWYFDRVETAIDYPVYDTETDRKLPATDRPAVEPTGVPDVDAFFAEFAAAAAAGEDLRRFGWHLLVTATR from the coding sequence ATGCAGGAAACCATTGTCGATTACTGGAACGTCCAGCCGCCCTTCAAGGCTTCCGTGGGCGACGAGGGCTCCCCGGAGTGGTACCGGAGCATCACCGATCATCGCCATCGCGTGGTGCCGTACCTGGCAGACTGGGCGCGGTTCAACGCGTATCGCGGAAAGCGCGTCCTCGAGATCGGCTGCGGGGCCGGGACCGACCTGGCCGAGTTCGCCCGCCACGGGGCCGACGTGACCGGCGTGGACATCACCGACGCCGCCGTCGAACTGGCCAAGCGCCGCCTGGCGGTCGAGGGTCTATCCGGAAGAGTGCTCAAGTATCCCGGGAACCGGCTGCCCTTCGAGGCCGGCTCCTTCGACCTGGTGTATTCGTGCGGCGTCCTGCACCACACGCCGTTCATGGACGATCTCCTGGCAGAGGCGCACCGCGTCCTGGTGCCGGGTGGCCAGCTGCGAATGATGCTTTATCATCGCCGATCGCTGCTGTACTACTACTCGATCCTGTACCTGCGGCAGCACCGCGCCGGACGCCCCGACCTCGATCGCGAGGCGGTCCTGTCGAGGTACTCCGAGTTTCGGACTGGCTGCCCGTATACCCGGGTCTTCGCGCCAGAGGAGATGAGCGCCCGCCTCTGGTACTTCGACCGAGTCGAGACCGCGATCGACTACCCGGTGTACGACACCGAAACCGACCGCAAGCTGCCGGCGACCGATCGGCCCGCGGTGGAGCCTACGGGCGTCCCGGACGTGGACGCCTTCTTCGCCGAATTCGCTGCCGCGGCAGCGGCTGGCGAGGACCTGAGGCGCTTCGGGTGGCACCTGCTGGTGACCGCGACCCGGTAA
- a CDS encoding glycosyltransferase family 4 protein, with translation MRVALVTPQLAGGGIATYTATLAAGLAEIGHAVLVLAPGSGPDAGSTRPRPAPPPPLPEPGQCLLRRLTVGAPRFGRRWYANLGRVLGFARAVAEAGRSLAGSFDVLEAPEWDAPGLLVAASGRLPVVTRLHGHLRLVRLLNGERLSIEDRLLAALERETIRRATLCAANSTYLARRGAADHGIPGDRIAVLPLGVDVTRFRPGDGAGARAALGLPQGVPIVGFAGRLEPRKGLPAVMAAWRHVMREHPLAVLAVAGAAAGGRDGAESAALRNLRLALPPGHLKYLGNLDHARMPDFHRAVDVLAAPSAGEPFGIVVLEALATGRPVVAAASGGIPEIVDDGVHGFLVPHGDADALAAALARLLGNDLMRIKMGEAGRAQAIGAFSARRQACRATEAYEIANRAWRA, from the coding sequence ATGCGCGTCGCACTGGTCACCCCCCAACTTGCCGGCGGCGGCATCGCGACCTATACCGCGACCCTGGCGGCCGGACTCGCCGAGATCGGCCACGCCGTCCTCGTGCTCGCTCCCGGATCCGGGCCCGATGCCGGATCTACTCGCCCCCGCCCCGCTCCGCCGCCGCCGCTGCCCGAACCCGGCCAGTGTCTCCTCCGGAGGCTGACGGTCGGCGCCCCGCGCTTCGGCCGGCGCTGGTACGCCAACCTCGGGCGCGTCCTCGGCTTCGCCCGGGCCGTCGCCGAAGCCGGCCGGTCGCTCGCGGGAAGCTTCGACGTGCTGGAGGCCCCGGAGTGGGATGCTCCGGGCCTGCTTGTAGCCGCGAGCGGCAGACTCCCGGTGGTGACCCGACTTCACGGCCACTTGAGGCTCGTGCGCCTTCTCAACGGCGAGCGGCTGAGCATCGAAGACCGGCTCCTGGCGGCGCTGGAGCGCGAGACCATCCGGCGAGCGACCCTATGCGCCGCCAACAGCACCTATCTCGCCCGCCGCGGCGCCGCCGACCATGGCATCCCGGGCGACCGGATCGCGGTCCTGCCGCTGGGTGTGGACGTCACGCGCTTCCGGCCAGGCGACGGGGCCGGCGCCCGGGCGGCCCTCGGCCTCCCGCAAGGCGTGCCGATCGTCGGCTTCGCCGGGCGCCTCGAACCCCGCAAGGGCCTGCCGGCCGTCATGGCGGCCTGGAGGCACGTCATGCGGGAGCATCCCCTGGCGGTCCTGGCCGTCGCCGGGGCGGCCGCGGGCGGTCGCGACGGTGCGGAGAGCGCGGCGCTGCGGAACTTGCGCCTGGCCCTCCCGCCAGGCCACCTCAAATACCTCGGGAACCTGGACCACGCGCGAATGCCCGACTTCCACCGGGCCGTGGACGTCCTCGCCGCACCATCGGCCGGCGAACCCTTCGGCATCGTCGTCCTGGAAGCTCTCGCCACTGGCCGCCCCGTGGTGGCGGCCGCTTCGGGGGGCATCCCCGAGATCGTGGATGACGGCGTCCACGGCTTCCTGGTCCCGCATGGCGACGCCGACGCCCTGGCGGCCGCCCTGGCGCGCCTGCTCGGCAACGACCTGATGCGCATCAAGATGGGCGAGGCAGGCCGGGCACAGGCGATCGGCGCTTTCAGCGCCCGCAGGCAGGCGTGCCGGGCGACCGAGGCTTACGAGATCGCGAACCGAGCCTGGCGCGCCTGA
- a CDS encoding (2Fe-2S) ferredoxin domain-containing protein, translating into MPRPHHQILVCTNERPPENPKGSCKPKGALDLFQKLKEAVHARGIRKEVWVNQASCLRSCPFGPTVAVWPEGAIYGGMTPDRVDALLDSVERGEIVADWLVPEGEIGQY; encoded by the coding sequence ATGCCGCGACCGCATCATCAGATCCTGGTATGCACGAACGAACGCCCGCCCGAAAACCCCAAGGGCTCCTGCAAGCCCAAAGGGGCCCTCGACCTGTTCCAGAAGCTCAAGGAAGCGGTCCACGCGCGCGGCATCCGCAAGGAAGTCTGGGTCAATCAAGCCAGTTGCCTGCGGTCCTGCCCGTTCGGCCCGACGGTGGCGGTCTGGCCCGAAGGCGCGATCTACGGCGGCATGACGCCGGATCGCGTCGACGCTCTGCTCGATAGCGTGGAGCGCGGCGAGATCGTGGCTGACTGGCTAGTTCCCGAAGGCGAGATCGGCCAGTATTGA
- a CDS encoding SDR family oxidoreductase, with the protein MADPEIVLITGSRKGIGRHLAEHFLERGALVEGCSREPAGWDHPRYTHHLADVTDEPAVRAMLAAIARRHRRLDILVNNAGLAAMNHTLLTPLAQVERVMATNFTGTFLVCREAAKVMQRRKYGRIVNLGSVAVPLKLEGEAVYAASKSAVEAFTRILARELGPMGITVNVVGPAPTDTDLIRGVPEGKIAALVARQAITRKGTFEDVANVVDFFTSPRSGFVTGQVVYLGGI; encoded by the coding sequence TTGGCTGATCCGGAAATCGTCCTGATCACCGGCTCTCGCAAGGGTATCGGCCGGCACCTGGCCGAGCATTTCCTGGAGCGCGGCGCGCTGGTCGAAGGCTGCTCCCGGGAGCCCGCCGGCTGGGACCATCCGCGGTACACCCACCATCTCGCAGACGTCACGGACGAGCCGGCCGTCAGGGCGATGCTGGCGGCCATCGCACGGCGGCACCGCCGCCTGGACATCCTGGTCAACAACGCCGGACTCGCCGCGATGAACCACACCCTGCTGACCCCCCTGGCCCAGGTCGAGAGGGTCATGGCCACGAACTTCACCGGTACGTTCCTGGTCTGTCGCGAAGCGGCGAAGGTGATGCAGCGCCGCAAGTACGGCCGCATCGTCAACCTGGGCTCCGTCGCCGTGCCGCTCAAGCTGGAAGGGGAGGCGGTCTACGCGGCGTCAAAGAGCGCCGTGGAGGCGTTCACACGGATCCTGGCGCGGGAACTCGGCCCCATGGGCATCACCGTGAATGTCGTGGGACCGGCGCCCACCGATACCGACCTCATCCGCGGGGTGCCGGAGGGAAAGATCGCCGCACTGGTCGCCCGCCAGGCCATCACGCGCAAGGGGACGTTCGAGGACGTGGCAAACGTGGTGGACTTCTTCACCAGCCCGCGCAGCGGTTTCGTGACCGGCCAGGTGGTATACCTGGGAGGAATCTGA
- a CDS encoding NAD-dependent epimerase/dehydratase family protein has protein sequence MKTLVVGGAGFVGSNLVRRLLADGAGEIVVVDNLLSSERESLPADPRIRLIEGSITDDAILGELADEYSVAYHLATFHGNQNSMHDPLADHENNTLTSLKLFQRLKGFRRLEKVVYASAGCTVALKTYDEARPTTEDDPVSLYLDSPYQISKIIGEFYANYYWTRHDLPVVKARFQNVYGPGEVLGAGKWRGTPATIWRNVIPTFVYRSLKGMPLHLDNAGESTRDFIFVADLVEGLVRCADRGERGGVYNLAAGAETRILDLARMIDELTGNPSPPVLGPRRDWDHSGRRLGSTEKAESALGFRGATSLPDGLATTVAWTRDNLAFIERCMDRHAARAVTAD, from the coding sequence GTGAAGACGCTGGTCGTCGGGGGCGCGGGCTTCGTCGGAAGCAACCTGGTGAGGCGATTGCTGGCCGACGGGGCCGGCGAGATCGTCGTCGTGGACAACCTTCTGTCTTCCGAACGCGAAAGCTTGCCGGCAGATCCGCGCATCCGGCTCATCGAGGGCTCGATAACGGACGACGCGATCTTGGGGGAACTGGCCGACGAGTATTCGGTCGCCTACCATCTCGCGACGTTTCACGGCAACCAGAACTCGATGCACGATCCGCTCGCCGACCACGAGAACAACACGCTGACCTCCCTGAAGCTGTTCCAGCGCCTCAAGGGCTTCAGGCGGCTCGAAAAGGTGGTGTACGCCTCGGCCGGCTGCACCGTGGCGCTGAAGACCTACGATGAGGCCAGGCCGACGACCGAGGACGATCCCGTCTCGCTGTATCTCGACAGCCCGTACCAGATCTCGAAGATAATCGGCGAGTTCTACGCCAACTACTACTGGACGCGCCACGATTTGCCGGTCGTCAAGGCCCGCTTCCAGAACGTCTACGGACCGGGCGAGGTCCTGGGCGCCGGGAAGTGGCGCGGGACGCCCGCGACGATCTGGCGCAACGTCATCCCGACCTTCGTGTACCGGTCGCTCAAGGGCATGCCGCTGCACCTGGATAACGCCGGCGAGTCGACCCGCGATTTCATATTCGTGGCCGATCTGGTCGAGGGATTGGTCCGCTGCGCCGACCGCGGCGAGAGGGGCGGCGTGTACAACCTGGCGGCCGGTGCAGAGACGCGCATTCTCGATCTGGCCCGGATGATAGACGAGCTTACGGGCAACCCGAGTCCCCCCGTGCTCGGCCCGCGGCGCGATTGGGACCATTCGGGCCGGCGCCTGGGCAGCACGGAGAAGGCCGAGTCGGCGCTCGGCTTCCGGGGGGCGACGTCGCTACCGGACGGCCTCGCGACCACAGTAGCGTGGACGCGCGACAACCTGGCCTTCATCGAGCGCTGCATGGACAGGCACGCGGCGCGGGCCGTCACCGCAGACTGA
- a CDS encoding IPT/TIG domain-containing protein, which yields MPNLAGAPQVPPGEALGHAPANATPAPTPSVAPPAPGSAEARRGPLFGVVLKEPGVPAAGVPVTAFLANANPLAGNSGGGLVGNAGSGLAGNSGGGYRILALETTTDASGAFVLSPDLAGAYNLEAAADPGAKAWRAEVLYTGSGTKTDVGELTLAPTGKLSGQVLPPDPSVKDLSNTQVFIPGSGYGAVTGEDGQFTLPNVPAGKFRLRAYHPDLGEAIASEAVAVTANETKAAAPLRLAVSVPKLDTITLAAASQSTDNGAPGAEVDLHGSNFGKTKGTRFTVDFNGAPVEEPNRISDGLLRVKIPPGAANGNVTVRVGGIGSNQRPFRVIKTLDLRISSLRLPPGASYDLGAAVVAKDTDGARMQEVVEDGQTKVPGPNVRWETSSAAGQINARGVLQAVSEGEVVVVLRGGEKFTRTTTVTIQAGVRLPEPYVEPVEGPTPPPRPAPRITGVDPGSGGSGRMVTLRGENFGDGGEPAKLLCGDAALPIDPSVLDAGKAQFAVPLGMGNCNLALQIGDRKSNGVVFRTLRALVIDPADQLDVPLGATASFEVTGIDAEGTAVVAPVVDWTSASPEVVAVDARTGVLTGAKLGSAKLLASSGSVLAVSRALVFQIAGIELDLKTLRLNAMPEAGNAEAGFVTAGVVTATVLTSDSKVRDVAWSVPAGNGRVALLVDPRNPNVVTVRTLRGATAGTVLLTARAKDDPGKAATASIEVTTASALEVDVR from the coding sequence TTGCCGAACCTGGCCGGAGCGCCGCAGGTTCCCCCAGGCGAGGCACTTGGCCACGCGCCGGCAAACGCCACGCCGGCGCCGACCCCGAGCGTGGCACCGCCCGCACCGGGCAGCGCCGAGGCACGGCGGGGGCCGCTCTTCGGCGTCGTACTCAAGGAGCCCGGAGTACCGGCGGCGGGCGTGCCGGTGACCGCCTTCCTGGCCAATGCCAATCCGCTGGCGGGCAACTCCGGCGGTGGTCTGGTGGGAAACGCCGGCAGTGGCCTGGCCGGCAACAGCGGGGGCGGCTACCGGATCCTGGCGCTGGAGACGACCACCGATGCGTCGGGGGCATTCGTGCTCAGCCCCGACCTGGCCGGCGCCTACAACCTGGAAGCCGCGGCCGATCCCGGCGCGAAGGCCTGGCGGGCGGAGGTCCTCTACACGGGATCCGGGACGAAGACCGACGTCGGCGAACTTACGCTCGCGCCCACGGGAAAGCTATCCGGCCAGGTGCTCCCGCCGGATCCGAGCGTCAAGGATCTCTCGAACACGCAAGTGTTCATCCCCGGGTCGGGTTACGGAGCCGTAACCGGTGAAGACGGCCAGTTCACGCTGCCGAACGTGCCGGCGGGCAAGTTCCGGCTGCGGGCCTACCATCCGGATCTCGGCGAGGCCATTGCCTCCGAGGCGGTTGCAGTGACGGCCAACGAGACGAAAGCGGCCGCGCCCCTCCGGCTGGCGGTCAGCGTGCCGAAACTGGACACGATCACGCTCGCCGCCGCGAGCCAATCCACGGACAACGGTGCCCCCGGGGCCGAAGTCGACCTGCATGGCAGCAACTTCGGCAAGACAAAGGGAACCCGTTTCACCGTCGACTTCAACGGCGCACCGGTCGAGGAGCCCAACCGCATCTCGGACGGGTTGCTCCGCGTGAAGATCCCGCCCGGTGCGGCCAACGGCAACGTCACGGTGCGCGTGGGCGGCATAGGGTCGAACCAGCGGCCGTTCCGGGTCATCAAGACACTGGATCTGAGGATCTCCTCGCTCAGGCTGCCGCCGGGCGCCAGCTACGACCTGGGAGCCGCGGTCGTCGCCAAGGATACCGACGGGGCGCGAATGCAAGAGGTGGTGGAAGACGGCCAGACCAAGGTGCCGGGGCCGAACGTGCGCTGGGAGACCTCCTCGGCCGCCGGGCAGATCAATGCCAGGGGCGTCCTCCAGGCGGTGAGCGAGGGAGAGGTCGTCGTGGTCCTGCGGGGGGGCGAGAAGTTCACGCGGACGACGACCGTGACCATCCAGGCCGGCGTCCGGTTGCCCGAACCCTACGTCGAACCGGTCGAGGGGCCCACCCCGCCGCCCAGGCCCGCGCCGCGCATCACGGGCGTCGACCCGGGAAGCGGTGGCTCCGGCCGCATGGTGACGCTCCGCGGCGAGAATTTCGGCGACGGCGGCGAACCGGCGAAGCTCCTGTGCGGCGACGCGGCTCTGCCGATCGATCCGTCCGTGCTGGATGCCGGCAAGGCGCAGTTCGCCGTGCCGCTCGGGATGGGTAACTGCAATCTCGCCCTGCAGATCGGTGATCGCAAGAGCAACGGCGTGGTGTTCCGGACTTTGCGGGCGCTGGTGATCGACCCGGCCGATCAGCTCGACGTGCCGCTCGGCGCCACCGCGTCCTTCGAGGTGACCGGCATCGACGCAGAGGGCACGGCGGTCGTCGCGCCGGTCGTCGACTGGACCAGCGCCTCTCCCGAAGTGGTAGCGGTCGATGCGAGGACCGGCGTTCTTACCGGGGCGAAGCTGGGCAGCGCCAAGCTCCTGGCTTCGAGCGGTTCTGTTCTGGCCGTGTCCCGGGCGCTGGTCTTCCAGATCGCGGGCATCGAACTCGATCTCAAGACGCTCAGGCTGAACGCCATGCCCGAAGCGGGCAACGCCGAGGCGGGCTTCGTGACGGCCGGGGTCGTCACCGCGACGGTGCTGACCTCCGACAGCAAGGTGCGAGACGTCGCCTGGAGCGTGCCGGCCGGAAACGGCCGCGTGGCCCTGCTGGTCGATCCGCGCAACCCCAACGTCGTGACCGTGAGGACCCTGCGGGGCGCTACAGCGGGCACGGTCCTGCTCACGGCGCGGGCCAAGGACGATCCCGGAAAGGCCGCGACGGCCAGCATCGAGGTGACGACCGCCTCCGCGCTGGAGGTGGACGTTCGATGA
- the wecB gene encoding UDP-N-acetylglucosamine 2-epimerase (non-hydrolyzing), whose product MLVLTVVGARPQFVKAAAVSRPLRHVHEEYLVHTGQHYDADMSDVFFRELGIPAPDVNLEIGSGAHGAQTGAMLAALEDIMVARKPDWVLVYGDTNSTLAGALAAAKLHIPVAHVEAGVRSFNWRMPEEINRVLTDAAADLLLAPTQTALAHLSREGVHGRIAWVGDVMLDVLDGAAPALERNSAVRDRLGFRPGEYYAATLHRAENVDEPASLEAILAAMRDLDRPVVLPLHPRTRRRISEFGLERYATPNWISPLGYFDMLALVRQSAGVLTDSGGLQKEAAFLGVPCVTLREQTEWPETVEHGCNRLAGADRERILSAVADLRGPNGSADLRTYFGGARASGRIVDALSLR is encoded by the coding sequence ATGCTCGTCCTCACCGTCGTCGGAGCTCGCCCCCAGTTCGTCAAGGCGGCTGCTGTCAGCCGGCCGCTCCGCCACGTCCACGAAGAGTACCTGGTCCACACCGGCCAGCACTACGACGCCGACATGTCCGACGTCTTCTTCCGCGAACTCGGCATCCCCGCTCCGGACGTCAACCTCGAGATCGGCTCGGGAGCGCACGGGGCGCAGACCGGCGCGATGCTAGCGGCCCTCGAGGACATCATGGTCGCCCGGAAGCCGGACTGGGTCCTGGTGTACGGCGACACCAACTCGACCCTGGCCGGCGCCCTGGCCGCCGCCAAGCTGCACATCCCGGTCGCGCATGTCGAGGCTGGCGTCCGGAGCTTCAACTGGCGGATGCCCGAGGAGATCAACCGGGTGCTCACCGACGCGGCCGCCGACCTCCTCCTGGCCCCCACGCAGACCGCCCTGGCGCACCTGTCCAGGGAGGGCGTCCATGGCCGCATCGCGTGGGTCGGCGACGTGATGCTCGACGTCCTCGACGGCGCGGCCCCGGCGCTGGAGCGCAATTCCGCCGTTCGCGATCGCCTGGGCTTCAGGCCTGGCGAGTACTACGCCGCCACGCTGCACAGGGCCGAGAACGTGGACGAGCCAGCCTCCCTGGAAGCCATCCTTGCGGCCATGCGCGACCTGGATCGCCCGGTGGTGCTTCCCCTCCACCCGCGCACAAGGAGGCGCATTTCGGAGTTCGGCCTGGAGCGCTACGCCACGCCTAACTGGATTTCGCCTCTGGGCTACTTCGACATGCTTGCCCTGGTCAGGCAGTCGGCGGGCGTCCTCACGGACTCGGGCGGCCTGCAGAAGGAAGCCGCGTTCCTGGGCGTGCCGTGCGTGACCTTGCGCGAGCAGACCGAATGGCCCGAGACCGTCGAGCATGGCTGCAATCGCCTGGCGGGGGCGGACCGCGAGCGGATTCTCTCGGCGGTCGCCGATCTGCGCGGCCCGAACGGCTCGGCCGACCTCCGTACCTACTTCGGCGGCGCCAGGGCCTCCGGCCGGATCGTCGACGCGCTCAGTCTGCGGTGA